In Halorubrum sp. PV6, a single window of DNA contains:
- a CDS encoding DUF3368 domain-containing protein, translating into MSWVFDATPLIYLAKVERLDVVEPLDEPRVVPEAVYREVVTAGVEQGYDDARRIERAVEDGLIDVVAVDTDDSPVATRLARHPGLSDADAAVLACADARDAIAVMDESAGRSAAEVEDVETRGTAYLILAAVRDGALSTAEGRDAIDAMIDRGWYVAPDVYTKIVEKLESFE; encoded by the coding sequence GTGAGCTGGGTCTTCGACGCGACGCCGCTGATCTACCTCGCGAAGGTGGAGCGGCTCGATGTGGTCGAGCCGTTGGACGAGCCGCGGGTCGTCCCGGAGGCCGTCTACCGAGAAGTCGTGACGGCCGGCGTTGAACAGGGGTACGACGACGCGCGCCGGATCGAGCGCGCCGTGGAGGACGGCCTGATCGATGTCGTCGCGGTCGACACCGACGACTCGCCGGTCGCGACGCGACTCGCGCGGCATCCGGGACTGAGCGACGCCGACGCCGCGGTCTTGGCCTGCGCGGACGCCCGCGATGCGATCGCTGTGATGGACGAGTCCGCTGGACGCTCCGCCGCCGAGGTGGAAGATGTCGAGACGCGCGGGACCGCATACCTCATTCTCGCCGCCGTGAGAGACGGCGCGCTGTCGACGGCGGAGGGCCGTGACGCCATCGACGCGATGATCGATCGCGGCTGGTACGTCGCGCCGGACGTGTACACGAAAATCGTCGAGAAGTTGGAGTCGTTCGAGTAA